The following are from one region of the Thermoflexus sp. genome:
- a CDS encoding glycosyltransferase family 39 protein, with protein MAMSIEVSLFPFLAGMGLSFGLGRMLQALLRPSRRRPDPRMLLLVLLAFALRAGSLTAQSLWRDEVDALRFGRDLSREIAEAFRQGDRAGWERLAAILTRPGFNGPLYFIGLFQWVRLAGDSEFALRFPSVWLGTLAVALGFALFRRYLPAPAARLTAWFLATAPFLVWYGQEAKMYALLVLLFLAAWGAQEAARRDPLGWVEAALWLLLGLYSHILFAMFLPAFLALIGIRKGWPWKALTGAAAAGLLLLIADLPLLRWQIHQVLQWDGGIRPICGETGFPRVAPWDGLGMLAWGAAVGVWGGFPGWGLLPLSVWMILGVLAGRVSRRVRGVLILWALGPWALLSLLSLCRPLFVERYLIAAMPAWFALAAIGWERIPGRVKRAMALALVLAPMTMGLWAQAAIPIKSDFRSAARIVAAGYRPGELILFHIGYIQHVFDYYFRQPYEGVWAPATNFRTPEGGYLLREAEVASRMAALVQGRKVVWLIYSEASMWDDRDLVRRWLDAHGRLTGRWVFQQVEVRRYALP; from the coding sequence ATGGCGATGAGCATTGAGGTTTCCCTTTTCCCGTTCCTGGCCGGCATGGGGCTCAGCTTCGGCCTCGGGCGGATGCTCCAGGCCCTCCTCCGGCCCTCCCGCCGGCGCCCGGATCCCCGCATGCTGCTCCTGGTTCTCCTCGCCTTTGCGTTACGGGCGGGTTCCCTGACTGCCCAGTCCCTCTGGCGAGACGAGGTGGATGCCCTGCGGTTCGGGCGGGATCTCTCGAGGGAGATCGCGGAGGCCTTCCGGCAGGGGGATCGGGCGGGATGGGAACGGCTGGCCGCGATATTGACTCGACCGGGCTTCAATGGGCCGCTCTATTTCATCGGGCTCTTCCAATGGGTTCGCCTGGCCGGCGATTCGGAATTCGCCCTCCGGTTCCCATCGGTCTGGCTGGGAACCCTGGCGGTGGCCCTGGGGTTTGCCCTCTTCCGCCGATACCTGCCGGCCCCTGCCGCGCGGCTCACCGCATGGTTCCTGGCGACGGCGCCCTTCCTGGTCTGGTATGGCCAGGAGGCCAAGATGTATGCCCTCCTGGTGCTCCTCTTCCTGGCTGCCTGGGGCGCCCAGGAGGCCGCCCGTCGGGATCCGCTGGGATGGGTGGAGGCCGCCCTCTGGCTGCTCCTGGGGCTTTACAGCCATATCCTCTTCGCCATGTTCCTCCCCGCCTTCCTCGCGCTAATCGGGATCCGAAAAGGATGGCCCTGGAAAGCGCTGACCGGCGCAGCAGCAGCCGGTCTCCTGTTGCTGATCGCGGATCTTCCCCTGCTGCGCTGGCAGATCCATCAGGTGCTCCAGTGGGATGGAGGGATCCGCCCGATCTGCGGGGAGACCGGCTTTCCGCGGGTGGCCCCGTGGGATGGGCTGGGGATGCTGGCTTGGGGGGCAGCGGTCGGGGTGTGGGGTGGGTTCCCGGGTTGGGGGCTTCTTCCCCTGAGCGTATGGATGATCCTGGGGGTCCTGGCGGGCCGGGTATCCAGGCGGGTGCGCGGCGTGCTGATACTGTGGGCGTTGGGTCCGTGGGCCTTGCTTTCCCTGCTCTCCCTCTGCCGTCCGCTCTTCGTGGAGCGCTATCTCATCGCGGCCATGCCCGCCTGGTTCGCTCTGGCGGCGATCGGCTGGGAGCGGATCCCGGGTCGCGTCAAGCGGGCGATGGCCCTGGCCCTCGTTCTGGCCCCCATGACGATGGGCCTGTGGGCGCAGGCCGCCATACCCATCAAGTCGGATTTTCGGTCGGCAGCGCGCATCGTGGCCGCGGGTTACCGCCCGGGGGAGCTCATCCTGTTCCACATCGGCTACATCCAGCATGTGTTCGACTATTATTTCCGCCAGCCTTACGAAGGGGTATGGGCACCGGCCACCAACTTCCGGACCCCCGAAGGGGGGTATCTGCTGAGGGAAGCGGAGGTGGCGTCCCGGATGGCGGCCCTGGTGCAGGGCCGGAAAGTGGTCTGGCTGATTTATTCGGAAGCTTCGATGTGGGACGATCGGGACCTGGTCCGACGCTGGCTGGACGCCCACGGCCGGCTGACCGGGCGCTGGGTGTTCCAGCAGGTGGAAGTGCGGCGGTATGCGCTCCCGTAA
- a CDS encoding parallel beta-helix domain-containing protein: protein MKRIGLYLGGGVLLVLALLFLIAAFWPVPPDLPPGGLSDGMPGATGALRRPFPPMPVPPDNPQTPEKAELGRLLFYDPLLSGDNRRSCATCHHPDLGFTDGKGRSIGADGQPMRRGAPTLWNVGYLRRLFWDGRASSLEEAARMSLTDPQEMAEQPDRLVQELRAIPEYRERFDRAFGGRDGSAVTFENIAKAIAAFERTLVSRNAPFDRFAAGDEGALTPAQRRGLNLFRSGRTRCFECHTLPLFGSSDFRVIGVPDLPGMPADRGRAEITGSPRDERAFKVPTLRNVALTAPYMHNGAFATLEEVIDFYKDGGGRGRGMDLPNLDAKIQPFRLSPEERADLVAFLYALTDESALPPVPEAVPSGLPVVSRLENPARAIAARFNTGMAGSSEPHREPRTWMVRPGESIQAVLDQTGPGDTVLIEPGLYHEALVVETENLTLRGISRDGQRPILDGRGTLGDGIIATRDGFTVENLIVRNYTNNGIVVPGARGIVIRDVVTENTGAYGVYPVGSEDILVERVVATGAWDTGIYIGQSRNGIIRDSEAYGNVSGIEVENSVAITVENNYAHDNTAGVLVFVLPNLESKVGSHNRIVGNRIIRNNGPNFAKPGAIVGNVPSGTGILIMAADETEVTGNEIRDNASVGIAVVGLYQVFPKGTVFDVGAIPERNWIHDNILANNGWSPDPKVRAAGLPGADLLWDTSGWDNLWRQPGARAFPPLLPGPDWPWPFRRAYWRSLQLLIRLLG, encoded by the coding sequence ATGAAACGCATCGGACTTTACCTGGGTGGTGGGGTGCTGCTGGTTCTGGCTCTGCTGTTCCTCATCGCGGCCTTCTGGCCGGTCCCCCCGGATTTGCCCCCAGGTGGCCTCTCCGATGGGATGCCGGGCGCCACCGGGGCGCTCCGGCGCCCCTTCCCCCCGATGCCGGTTCCCCCGGATAACCCCCAGACTCCGGAGAAGGCGGAGCTGGGCCGCTTGCTGTTCTATGACCCTCTTCTCTCGGGGGATAACCGTCGATCCTGCGCCACCTGCCATCATCCCGATCTCGGATTCACGGATGGGAAGGGACGCTCCATCGGTGCCGACGGCCAGCCCATGCGCCGGGGCGCCCCCACCCTGTGGAATGTGGGCTACCTCAGGCGGCTGTTCTGGGATGGCCGGGCTTCCTCTCTGGAAGAGGCGGCCCGCATGTCCCTGACGGATCCCCAGGAGATGGCGGAACAGCCGGACCGACTGGTTCAGGAGCTCCGGGCGATCCCGGAGTATCGGGAGCGGTTCGACCGGGCCTTTGGGGGGCGGGATGGCTCGGCGGTGACCTTTGAGAACATCGCGAAGGCCATCGCGGCCTTCGAGCGCACCCTGGTCAGCCGGAACGCTCCCTTCGATCGTTTCGCGGCAGGCGATGAGGGGGCGCTCACGCCGGCCCAGCGCCGCGGCCTGAACCTGTTCCGTTCCGGGCGCACCCGGTGCTTTGAATGCCACACCCTCCCCCTGTTCGGCTCCTCGGACTTCCGGGTGATCGGGGTGCCGGATCTCCCTGGGATGCCGGCGGATCGCGGGCGGGCGGAGATCACCGGCTCGCCCCGGGATGAGCGGGCTTTCAAGGTGCCGACCCTGCGCAACGTCGCCCTGACCGCTCCCTATATGCATAACGGGGCCTTCGCCACCCTTGAGGAAGTGATCGATTTCTACAAAGACGGCGGCGGCCGCGGGCGGGGGATGGATCTCCCCAACCTCGACGCCAAGATCCAGCCGTTCCGCTTAAGCCCCGAGGAGCGGGCGGATCTGGTGGCGTTCCTCTACGCGCTGACGGATGAATCCGCCCTTCCGCCGGTTCCCGAGGCCGTGCCCTCGGGCCTGCCGGTGGTCTCCCGTCTGGAGAACCCGGCGCGAGCGATCGCGGCCCGTTTCAACACCGGCATGGCAGGCTCTTCAGAGCCGCACCGCGAACCCCGGACCTGGATGGTGCGTCCCGGGGAATCGATCCAGGCCGTGCTCGATCAAACCGGGCCAGGGGATACGGTCCTGATCGAGCCGGGTCTTTATCACGAGGCCCTGGTGGTGGAGACGGAGAACCTCACCCTGCGGGGGATCTCGCGGGATGGCCAGCGGCCGATCCTGGACGGACGGGGCACACTGGGGGATGGCATCATCGCCACCCGGGATGGCTTTACCGTGGAGAACCTGATCGTGCGCAACTACACCAACAACGGGATCGTGGTGCCGGGGGCGCGGGGGATCGTGATCCGGGATGTGGTGACGGAGAACACGGGCGCCTACGGTGTGTATCCCGTCGGGAGCGAGGATATCCTCGTCGAGCGGGTGGTGGCCACCGGGGCGTGGGACACCGGCATCTACATCGGCCAATCCCGCAACGGCATCATTCGCGATAGCGAGGCCTATGGCAACGTCAGCGGCATTGAGGTGGAGAACTCGGTGGCCATCACGGTGGAGAACAATTACGCCCACGACAACACCGCCGGCGTCCTGGTCTTCGTCCTCCCCAACCTCGAATCCAAAGTGGGCTCCCATAACCGGATCGTCGGCAATCGCATCATCCGGAACAACGGGCCCAACTTCGCGAAACCGGGCGCGATTGTGGGGAACGTGCCCTCAGGGACCGGGATCCTGATCATGGCAGCGGATGAGACCGAGGTGACCGGCAACGAGATCCGGGACAACGCTTCCGTGGGCATCGCCGTGGTTGGGCTATACCAGGTTTTCCCGAAGGGAACGGTTTTCGATGTCGGTGCTATCCCCGAGCGGAACTGGATTCACGACAATATCCTGGCGAACAACGGCTGGAGCCCGGATCCCAAAGTGCGGGCGGCGGGGTTGCCGGGGGCCGACCTGCTCTGGGATACGAGCGGCTGGGACAATCTGTGGCGGCAGCCTGGTGCCCGCGCCTTCCCTCCGCTACTCCCCGGGCCGGACTGGCCCTGGCCGTTCCGCCGCGCCTACTGGCGGTCGCTCCAGTTGCTGATTCGGTTGCTGGGATGA
- a CDS encoding DUF951 domain-containing protein — protein MPLEIHLDDVVQLRKPHPCGGTEWQVVRVGADIGIRCLTCGRRVLLPRREFERRVRRIVRCTRPPPTLSSSSPDR, from the coding sequence ATGCCGCTGGAGATCCATCTGGATGATGTGGTGCAGCTCCGCAAGCCCCATCCATGCGGGGGGACGGAGTGGCAGGTCGTCCGGGTGGGAGCGGACATCGGGATCCGTTGCCTGACCTGCGGCCGCCGGGTGTTGCTGCCGCGCCGGGAATTCGAACGCCGGGTGCGACGGATCGTCCGCTGCACCCGTCCTCCTCCCACGCTGTCTTCCTCTTCCCCGGATCGCTGA
- the amrB gene encoding AmmeMemoRadiSam system protein B: protein MGDPTRYPRLRPVDLRPIVRNGRRYVVVRDPLRLSEQMVMIPQPLAPVLALCDGTRDLRAIRAALMVRYGVRVDEEALRSLIATLDELCLLENERFREAQARALEIYRRAPFRPPMLAEEVYPEDPTALRQLFRRFEEEAPGEDPEEDGRGLVSPHIDYARGGRVYARVWRRAAPFVREADLAIILGTDHYGEDRSITLTRQHYATPFGVLPTAQSIVEALAQALGEEAAFAGELRHRGEHSIELAAVWLHATREGKPVETVPILCGPLMSFIQEDRDPISDPVIARFIETMRAAIAGRRAVIVAAGDLAHVGPAFGGRPLDLPGQARLKADDEALIERMAAGDAAGFFEEIRRTKDRNNVCGVSPIYLALRILEPTTGEKVDYALCPADEQGTSVVSICGLIWR from the coding sequence ATGGGCGATCCGACACGGTATCCCCGGCTTCGCCCGGTGGATCTGCGCCCGATCGTTCGCAATGGCCGCCGGTATGTGGTGGTGCGAGATCCCCTCCGGCTCTCGGAACAGATGGTGATGATCCCGCAACCCCTGGCGCCGGTGCTGGCTCTGTGTGACGGCACGCGGGATCTGCGAGCCATTCGCGCGGCGTTGATGGTGCGCTACGGCGTTCGAGTAGACGAGGAGGCCCTTCGCTCACTGATCGCCACCCTGGATGAATTGTGCCTGCTGGAGAACGAACGGTTCCGGGAAGCCCAGGCCCGGGCTCTGGAAATCTATCGCCGGGCCCCCTTCCGCCCGCCCATGCTCGCGGAGGAGGTCTATCCAGAGGACCCGACGGCCCTGCGCCAGCTGTTCCGTCGTTTCGAAGAGGAAGCCCCGGGAGAGGATCCCGAGGAGGATGGACGCGGACTGGTGAGCCCCCACATCGATTATGCGCGGGGCGGGCGGGTTTATGCCCGGGTCTGGCGGCGGGCCGCCCCGTTTGTGCGCGAGGCGGACCTGGCGATCATCCTGGGGACGGATCATTACGGGGAGGACCGATCGATCACGCTGACCCGTCAACATTACGCCACGCCCTTCGGCGTGCTCCCCACGGCCCAGTCGATCGTGGAGGCCCTGGCTCAGGCGCTGGGGGAGGAAGCCGCCTTCGCCGGCGAGCTCCGCCACCGGGGGGAACACTCCATCGAGCTGGCCGCCGTGTGGCTGCATGCGACACGCGAGGGGAAACCGGTGGAAACAGTGCCCATCCTCTGCGGCCCCCTGATGTCTTTCATCCAGGAAGACCGGGATCCGATCTCCGATCCGGTGATCGCCCGTTTCATTGAGACCATGCGCGCCGCCATCGCCGGACGCCGGGCGGTGATCGTGGCCGCGGGGGATCTGGCGCATGTCGGCCCGGCTTTCGGCGGCCGCCCGCTGGATCTTCCAGGGCAGGCTCGCCTGAAGGCGGACGACGAGGCCCTGATCGAACGCATGGCCGCCGGGGACGCTGCGGGTTTCTTCGAGGAGATCCGGCGGACCAAAGACCGCAACAACGTGTGCGGAGTCTCCCCGATCTACCTCGCCCTGCGTATCCTGGAGCCCACCACAGGGGAGAAGGTCGATTACGCCCTCTGCCCGGCGGATGAGCAGGGCACTTCGGTGGTTTCCATCTGCGGCCTCATATGGCGATGA
- a CDS encoding glycosyltransferase family 2 protein: protein MRLSVIIPVYNERATIREILRQVRAVGLADEIIVVDDGSTDGTREILEEEARSGDIRVIYHERNMGKGAAVRTGIAHATGDILLIQDADLEYDPRDYPRLIRPILEGRASVVYGSRFLGPRKAMLFWHMIGNKFLTLVTNLLYDAILSDMETGYKVFRAEVVRGIPLHARGFEFEPEITAKILKRGYRIFEVPISYYGREFREGKKIRPIRDGLKALWTLIKYRFVD from the coding sequence ATGCGGCTTTCCGTGATCATCCCAGTATATAACGAGCGGGCCACGATCCGGGAGATCCTCAGACAGGTGCGGGCAGTTGGCCTGGCGGATGAGATCATCGTGGTGGACGACGGCTCCACGGATGGGACACGGGAGATCCTGGAGGAAGAAGCCCGGAGTGGGGACATCCGGGTGATCTACCACGAGCGGAACATGGGGAAAGGGGCGGCGGTGCGCACCGGCATCGCCCACGCTACCGGAGACATCCTTCTGATCCAGGACGCTGATCTGGAATACGATCCGCGGGATTATCCGCGCCTGATCCGCCCCATCCTGGAGGGGCGGGCCTCGGTCGTTTACGGATCCCGCTTCCTGGGACCTCGCAAAGCCATGCTCTTCTGGCATATGATCGGCAATAAGTTCCTGACCCTGGTCACCAACCTGCTTTACGACGCGATCCTGAGCGACATGGAGACCGGCTACAAGGTGTTCCGGGCGGAGGTGGTGCGGGGCATCCCGCTGCACGCCCGGGGGTTTGAATTCGAGCCGGAGATCACGGCCAAAATCCTCAAGCGGGGCTATCGGATCTTTGAGGTGCCCATCTCTTACTACGGGCGGGAGTTCCGGGAAGGAAAGAAAATCCGCCCCATCCGCGATGGGCTCAAGGCCTTGTGGACCCTGATCAAGTATCGGTTCGTCGATTGA
- a CDS encoding glycosyltransferase: MRLALITGEYPPLPGGVGDYTRELARAMQARGHAVAVWTDRRGEGEDASPFPVFRVVRRWDARAWFTLGRSLRAWQPDGVLLQYQAAAYGLGGAMNLWPAIARLWLGKIPIVVTFHDLRVPYLFPKAGPLRTWSIRFLARRADGVIVTNHEDEAALRAAGIRSLWRIPIGSNITPPSDLPPPRTARTHLGLPEDLPLVGFFGFLHPSKGFDVLLEAIAMLAREGMAVGLVHIGATVAPSDPSQRDYAAWCHRRIRELGLEGRVWETGYRPPGEISLAFAAVDLCALPYRDGISFRRGTLMAALAHGRAVISTFPRVPIPELQTGDPILLTPPEDPGALAHAIRRVLEDPALRLRLERGARMLAERFAWERIAAEVERVFQSLSVKSQR; the protein is encoded by the coding sequence TTGCGGCTGGCGCTGATCACCGGCGAGTATCCGCCCCTTCCCGGGGGCGTCGGCGATTACACCCGCGAACTGGCTCGAGCTATGCAGGCCCGGGGCCATGCCGTGGCGGTATGGACCGATCGCCGGGGGGAAGGGGAGGACGCCTCCCCCTTCCCGGTCTTCCGGGTCGTTCGACGCTGGGATGCCCGGGCCTGGTTCACGCTGGGACGCTCGCTGCGCGCCTGGCAGCCAGACGGCGTTCTGCTCCAGTATCAGGCGGCAGCCTATGGGCTGGGCGGGGCGATGAACCTCTGGCCGGCGATCGCACGGCTCTGGCTGGGGAAGATCCCCATCGTGGTCACTTTCCATGATCTGCGTGTCCCTTATCTCTTCCCGAAGGCCGGCCCGCTGCGAACGTGGAGCATCCGCTTCCTGGCCCGCCGGGCGGATGGGGTGATCGTCACCAACCACGAGGATGAAGCGGCCCTGCGCGCCGCTGGGATCCGCTCCCTCTGGCGCATCCCCATCGGAAGCAACATCACCCCCCCGTCTGATCTCCCACCCCCTCGAACCGCCCGGACGCACCTGGGGCTCCCGGAGGATCTCCCCCTGGTGGGCTTTTTCGGCTTCCTGCATCCATCGAAGGGCTTCGATGTTTTGCTGGAGGCCATCGCTATGCTTGCGCGAGAAGGGATGGCCGTCGGCCTGGTGCACATCGGCGCGACGGTGGCGCCCAGCGATCCTTCCCAGCGGGATTACGCAGCCTGGTGCCACCGACGGATCCGCGAGCTGGGGCTGGAGGGACGCGTCTGGGAGACCGGTTACCGACCGCCCGGGGAGATCTCCCTCGCCTTCGCAGCGGTGGATCTCTGCGCGTTGCCGTATCGCGATGGGATTTCCTTCCGGCGGGGGACGCTGATGGCCGCCCTGGCCCACGGGCGGGCCGTGATCAGCACCTTCCCCCGCGTCCCGATCCCGGAGCTCCAGACCGGAGATCCGATCCTCTTGACCCCTCCAGAAGATCCCGGAGCGCTGGCCCACGCCATCCGGCGTGTCCTGGAGGATCCCGCGTTGCGCCTTCGGCTGGAGCGCGGCGCGCGGATGCTGGCGGAGCGGTTCGCCTGGGAACGAATTGCCGCTGAGGTGGAAAGGGTCTTCCAATCCCTGAGCGTGAAGTCACAAAGATGA
- a CDS encoding zf-HC2 domain-containing protein produces the protein MPFFQLKADEHQWVQDRLSLYLDDRLEPEERARVEAHLRGCETCARSWETLRWTVQAIRALPPVRAPRSFAIRPEQVASASPGAGWLRRAAWAMAAALILVLGLDLALSRGAAGPQPAMAPAGAPATEAERQALRALKDHTFTPSPAPMFGLIVPQPTPTETAERRPGAEEAPPPAPAPPLPPLRILEFLLLLGAIGSLALDRWRSGRLR, from the coding sequence ATGCCGTTCTTCCAGCTGAAAGCGGACGAACATCAGTGGGTTCAGGATCGGCTTTCCCTGTATCTGGATGACCGCCTTGAACCCGAAGAACGGGCGCGGGTGGAAGCGCATCTGCGCGGATGTGAAACATGCGCCCGATCGTGGGAAACCCTCCGCTGGACGGTTCAGGCGATCCGGGCGCTGCCGCCCGTGCGAGCGCCCCGTTCCTTTGCGATCCGGCCAGAGCAGGTCGCCTCTGCGTCCCCTGGGGCCGGCTGGCTCCGGCGAGCGGCGTGGGCGATGGCCGCGGCGCTGATCCTGGTTCTGGGTCTGGATCTCGCCCTGTCGCGGGGGGCCGCAGGGCCTCAACCGGCGATGGCGCCTGCTGGCGCCCCAGCGACCGAGGCGGAGCGACAGGCGCTGCGGGCGCTGAAAGATCATACGTTCACTCCCTCCCCGGCGCCGATGTTCGGTCTGATCGTTCCCCAGCCGACCCCAACGGAGACGGCCGAGCGCCGGCCCGGGGCTGAGGAAGCTCCGCCGCCGGCTCCAGCACCCCCGCTTCCCCCATTGCGGATCCTCGAGTTCCTTCTCCTGCTGGGCGCGATCGGGTCCCTGGCGCTGGATCGATGGCGCAGCGGGCGGCTCCGTTAG
- a CDS encoding sigma-70 family RNA polymerase sigma factor, with protein MSLSAPSPDELRLIEAARSGDLEAFNELIRRYQDRLYHVAYRIMGDHDSAADAMQEALIAAFRGIRGFRGGSFLAWLTRIVTNACYDELRRRRRRPQSSLEALFVVDQGPEAEMLLPPVEGPEFYAERQELADWIHRAIQSLPEDQRVVLVLADMEGYSYEEIAEILRVPLGTIKSRLSRARARVRDFLLARRELFPGTIRPS; from the coding sequence ATGAGCTTGTCTGCCCCGTCTCCCGATGAGCTGCGCCTGATTGAGGCGGCCCGGTCCGGCGACCTGGAAGCGTTCAATGAGCTGATCCGCCGCTACCAGGATCGCCTCTATCATGTCGCCTATCGCATCATGGGCGATCACGATTCGGCCGCCGATGCGATGCAGGAGGCGCTGATCGCCGCTTTTCGGGGGATCCGGGGGTTCCGCGGCGGCTCCTTTCTGGCGTGGCTCACTCGCATCGTCACCAACGCGTGTTACGATGAGCTGCGCCGCCGTCGTCGCCGGCCTCAGTCCTCCCTGGAAGCGCTGTTCGTGGTGGATCAGGGGCCGGAAGCGGAGATGCTCCTTCCCCCGGTAGAGGGGCCGGAATTTTACGCGGAGCGCCAGGAGCTGGCCGACTGGATCCATCGCGCCATCCAGAGCCTCCCGGAAGATCAGCGGGTGGTCCTGGTGCTTGCGGACATGGAAGGGTATTCCTACGAGGAGATCGCGGAGATCCTCCGGGTGCCGCTGGGAACTATCAAATCCCGTCTGAGCCGGGCCCGCGCACGGGTCCGGGATTTCCTGCTGGCCCGCCGGGAACTTTTCCCCGGGACGATACGTCCCTCTTAG
- a CDS encoding HAD family phosphatase, giving the protein MQRAVIVDFGGVLVRSEDPSPREALARELGLAVEDLERLIFASDLSLRAQRGELPEPEFWKAIGERLGIRSPEKIQQVRQRFFAGDRLNAPLVEALRQWKGQVALGLISNAWSGLREVLRHLGLLDLFDAVVISAEVGLLKPDPRIYLLALERLRVPPQATAFVDDLPENVQAARALGLCGIHFRDTREALQRLQEWLNGWRPMEERDHAAGDPSG; this is encoded by the coding sequence ATGCAGCGTGCGGTGATCGTAGACTTCGGAGGCGTGCTGGTGCGCAGCGAGGATCCTTCCCCCCGGGAGGCGCTGGCCCGGGAGCTCGGGCTGGCCGTGGAGGATCTGGAGCGGCTGATCTTCGCCAGCGATCTCTCCCTGCGAGCCCAGCGGGGGGAGCTCCCGGAACCGGAGTTCTGGAAAGCGATCGGGGAACGGTTGGGGATCCGATCCCCGGAGAAGATCCAGCAGGTGCGTCAGCGATTCTTCGCCGGAGATCGCCTGAATGCGCCCCTGGTCGAGGCGCTGCGCCAGTGGAAAGGCCAGGTCGCCCTGGGCCTGATCAGCAACGCCTGGTCTGGATTGCGGGAGGTCCTGAGGCACCTGGGCCTGCTGGACCTTTTCGATGCGGTGGTGATCTCCGCCGAAGTTGGGCTGCTCAAGCCGGACCCCCGCATCTACCTTCTGGCTCTGGAGCGCCTGAGGGTCCCACCCCAAGCCACGGCTTTCGTGGATGATCTGCCGGAAAATGTGCAGGCCGCCCGCGCGCTGGGCCTTTGCGGGATCCATTTCCGCGACACGCGGGAGGCTTTGCAACGGTTGCAGGAATGGTTGAACGGATGGCGTCCCATGGAGGAGAGGGATCATGCCGCTGGAGATCCATCTGGATGA